One genomic segment of Streptomyces sp. RerS4 includes these proteins:
- a CDS encoding CpaF/VirB11 family protein — translation MSTSGLQARLAVPRPATAPTPSSADTPPSPALVNPWATPPAPPAPPAAPVPPSGNASVEHAASPAVTVDYAAVRLIKKEVGELLTDVLRARPNLSVTAQEQQGRHLINQQVALWSDAEAVKLGYATSAAQDAAIAQAVFDLQFRAGRLQQHLDNPLVENIFINGYADTWLDFTDGRRTRVAPVADSDEELRELLRDLARRTTGQAERSLSTADPFLALRLADGSRLQAIIDVTPGTYVTIRRHSMRHADLPELVSRGMLDTTLEQFLRAAVRAEKNVMVVGGQAAGKTTLLRALLREIDPDERFATLETEFELFAHENGYHRQVVPMEARESNGEVIGGGAAAGEITLMDLMYRALRMSLARIVVGEVRGPEIVAMLEAMTNGAGGNLSTLHAMSPSVVFDRIAELYLLAQANMTEQLAYRQAANGLHFIVFVRQIDETKIGGHRHRFISQVLEVTGIGEGGRPETNQIFGPRPEWGEHRAVPLMLPRCVNDLRRAGFDATLLNQPTGSWGAALPLLVAEGAS, via the coding sequence ATGTCGACGTCGGGCCTCCAGGCCCGGCTCGCCGTGCCCCGCCCGGCTACCGCCCCGACGCCCTCCTCTGCGGATACGCCGCCGAGCCCCGCCCTGGTCAACCCCTGGGCGACGCCGCCCGCCCCGCCCGCCCCGCCCGCCGCCCCCGTGCCTCCTTCGGGCAACGCTTCGGTGGAGCACGCGGCCTCCCCTGCCGTCACGGTGGACTACGCGGCGGTGCGGCTGATCAAGAAGGAGGTCGGCGAGCTGTTGACCGATGTCCTGCGCGCCCGGCCGAACCTGTCGGTGACCGCGCAGGAGCAGCAGGGCCGGCACCTGATCAATCAGCAGGTGGCCCTGTGGTCGGATGCCGAAGCCGTGAAGCTCGGATACGCGACCAGTGCCGCCCAGGACGCGGCCATCGCGCAAGCGGTCTTCGACCTCCAGTTCCGCGCCGGCCGCCTGCAACAACACCTCGACAACCCGCTGGTGGAGAACATCTTCATCAACGGCTACGCCGACACCTGGCTGGACTTCACCGACGGGCGCCGCACGCGGGTCGCTCCTGTCGCCGACTCCGACGAGGAGCTGCGCGAACTGCTGCGAGACCTGGCCCGGCGCACCACGGGCCAGGCGGAGCGCAGCCTGTCCACAGCCGACCCCTTCCTCGCCCTGCGGCTGGCCGACGGCTCGCGCCTCCAGGCGATCATCGACGTCACCCCCGGCACGTACGTGACGATCCGCCGGCACAGCATGCGGCACGCCGACCTGCCCGAGCTGGTGTCCCGGGGCATGCTCGACACCACCCTGGAGCAGTTCCTGCGCGCCGCGGTGCGCGCGGAGAAGAACGTGATGGTCGTCGGCGGTCAGGCCGCCGGCAAGACGACCCTGCTGCGCGCCCTGCTGCGGGAGATCGATCCCGACGAGCGGTTCGCGACGTTGGAGACGGAGTTCGAGCTTTTCGCGCACGAGAACGGCTACCACCGACAGGTCGTGCCGATGGAGGCCCGCGAGTCCAACGGCGAGGTCATCGGAGGAGGGGCGGCGGCCGGTGAGATCACGCTGATGGACTTGATGTACCGGGCGCTGCGCATGTCGCTCGCGCGGATCGTCGTCGGTGAGGTCCGCGGCCCGGAGATTGTGGCCATGCTGGAGGCGATGACGAACGGTGCGGGCGGCAACCTGTCCACTCTGCACGCGATGAGCCCGTCCGTCGTGTTCGACCGGATCGCCGAGCTGTACCTGCTGGCGCAAGCCAACATGACCGAGCAGCTCGCCTACCGGCAGGCCGCGAACGGCCTGCACTTCATCGTGTTCGTGCGGCAGATCGACGAGACGAAGATCGGCGGTCACCGCCACCGCTTCATCTCCCAGGTCCTGGAGGTCACCGGGATCGGCGAGGGCGGACGCCCCGAGACGAACCAGATCTTCGGGCCCCGCCCGGAGTGGGGCGAGCACCGGGCCGTGCCATTGATGCTGCCGCGCTGTGTCAACGACCTGCGCCGGGCCGGCTTCGACGCCACCCTCCTGAACCAGCCCACCGGGTCGTGGGGCGCAGCGCTGCCGCTGCTGGTCGCGGAGGGGGCGTCGTGA
- a CDS encoding type II secretion system F family protein yields MLLLWVLSGLAIAGGLVGLVVGLRGTTAPAGPGVGARLRAGRSLATRDEAMRRRTRLAVGAVGGVGLWLVSGVFVAGAMCFLAVIGVPWLLSPTKSATVRIAKLEALGDWTQRLANTLRLGRGLDEALQISRRGCPEEITEEVADLVDRLQVGWRPVDALREFGDALGDVTADKVVAALVLSAGDRGPGLAQALDDLAESVHEEVARRRSIEADRAKPRTTMRWMTIITLAVIGTGFLIPSYTAPYGTPLGQLILAVLSAGFVGALALMRQIADIKPVPRFLIADPRSAVTPLPTPDADTVVEPEEKVEVRR; encoded by the coding sequence GTGCTGTTGCTGTGGGTCCTGTCGGGGCTGGCCATCGCCGGCGGCTTGGTCGGCCTGGTCGTGGGCCTTCGAGGTACGACCGCGCCTGCCGGGCCGGGCGTGGGCGCGCGTCTTCGGGCCGGTCGGAGCCTGGCGACGCGGGACGAGGCGATGCGGCGCCGTACGCGCCTGGCCGTCGGGGCCGTGGGCGGGGTGGGGTTGTGGCTGGTGAGCGGGGTGTTCGTCGCCGGCGCGATGTGCTTCCTCGCGGTCATCGGCGTGCCCTGGCTGCTGTCGCCCACGAAGTCCGCGACCGTCCGCATCGCGAAGCTGGAGGCCCTCGGCGACTGGACACAGCGCCTGGCCAACACGCTGCGCCTGGGACGCGGCCTGGACGAGGCCCTTCAGATCTCCCGCCGGGGATGCCCGGAGGAGATCACCGAGGAGGTCGCCGATCTGGTGGACCGCCTCCAGGTCGGGTGGCGGCCCGTCGACGCGCTGCGGGAGTTCGGGGACGCGCTCGGGGACGTGACGGCCGACAAGGTGGTCGCCGCGCTGGTGCTGTCGGCGGGCGACCGCGGACCGGGCCTGGCCCAGGCCCTCGACGACCTCGCCGAGTCCGTCCACGAAGAGGTCGCCCGCCGGCGTTCCATCGAGGCCGACCGGGCCAAACCCCGCACGACCATGCGGTGGATGACCATCATCACCCTCGCCGTGATCGGCACGGGCTTCCTGATCCCCTCCTACACCGCCCCCTACGGCACACCGCTCGGGCAGCTGATCCTGGCGGTGCTGTCGGCAGGCTTCGTCGGGGCCCTCGCGCTGATGCGGCAGATCGCCGACATCAAGCCGGTCCCCCGCTTCCTGATCGCCGACCCCCGAAGCGCCGTCACCCCCCTCCCCACCCCCGACGCGGACACGGTCGTCGAGCCCGAAGAGAAGGTCGAGGTGCGCCGATGA
- a CDS encoding type II secretion system F family protein translates to MMPVAAILAGAAIGAGGALLIRELLNPAPALGPALRRLNQPAPAPTPVGEPALDRDERWGRWLVEHLAGMPGLRIPHKDLALTGQSPAKFLLTKVALAGGGLLLPPLSTIPLLLLSVSLYLPVIVGVLAAVVLWFAPDLALRDKAKRARGEFAHAMAAYLDLVALRRAGNVSAEQAMEQAARVGEGWAFQRIQAALAQSHVDKVAHWESLARLTAELDLPVLDDLAAIMRQSTDDGASVYATLRSRAKNLRTELLSAQAADANADSEKMTAPGALLAVLVMLLIAFPAVIRMLTT, encoded by the coding sequence ATGATGCCAGTCGCCGCGATTCTCGCCGGCGCCGCCATCGGCGCTGGCGGCGCGCTGCTGATCCGGGAGCTCCTCAACCCCGCCCCGGCGCTCGGGCCCGCGCTGCGCCGCCTGAACCAACCCGCCCCCGCCCCGACACCTGTCGGGGAGCCGGCCCTGGACCGCGATGAGCGGTGGGGGCGGTGGCTCGTCGAACACCTCGCGGGCATGCCGGGCCTGCGGATCCCGCACAAGGACCTGGCGCTCACCGGGCAGAGCCCGGCCAAGTTCCTGCTGACGAAGGTCGCCCTGGCCGGCGGGGGGCTGCTGCTGCCTCCGCTGTCCACGATCCCGTTGCTGCTGCTGAGCGTGTCCCTGTACCTGCCCGTGATCGTGGGCGTCCTCGCCGCCGTCGTGCTCTGGTTCGCCCCCGACCTCGCGCTGCGCGACAAGGCCAAGCGCGCCCGGGGCGAGTTCGCCCATGCCATGGCCGCCTACCTCGACCTCGTGGCGCTGCGCCGGGCTGGGAACGTCTCGGCCGAACAGGCCATGGAACAAGCCGCCCGGGTCGGCGAAGGGTGGGCGTTCCAGCGGATCCAGGCCGCGCTGGCCCAGTCGCACGTGGACAAGGTCGCGCACTGGGAATCGTTGGCACGCCTGACCGCCGAGCTCGACCTGCCGGTCCTCGACGACCTCGCCGCGATCATGCGCCAGTCCACCGACGACGGCGCCTCCGTCTACGCCACCCTGCGCTCACGGGCCAAGAACCTGCGCACCGAACTCCTGTCCGCGCAGGCCGCCGACGCCAACGCCGACAGCGAGAAGATGACCGCCCCCGGCGCCCTGCTGGCCGTGCTGGTCATGCTGCTGATCGCGTTCCCGGCCGTCATCCGCATGCTCACCACCTGA
- a CDS encoding TadE family protein, giving the protein MTRARQGQRHGEGDRGEASLQMAIVFPFVILVTVAVVQASMWYFARNIALTAAREGVAAARVYQAPEGAGAARARETLGRIAGDSLTSPTVSTAGSSTTEVRVTVTGTAPSLIPGLSGLTVSQSAGAPRERWTQP; this is encoded by the coding sequence ATCACGCGGGCCCGGCAAGGGCAGCGACACGGGGAGGGGGATCGGGGGGAGGCCTCCCTTCAGATGGCGATCGTGTTCCCGTTCGTCATCCTGGTCACCGTCGCGGTCGTCCAGGCCTCGATGTGGTACTTCGCCCGCAACATCGCGCTGACCGCCGCCCGCGAAGGCGTCGCCGCAGCCCGCGTCTACCAGGCCCCCGAAGGCGCCGGCGCGGCCAGGGCCCGCGAGACGCTCGGCCGGATCGCCGGCGACAGCCTGACCTCCCCCACGGTCAGCACCGCCGGCAGCTCGACCACCGAGGTCCGTGTCACCGTCACCGGGACCGCGCCGTCCCTGATCCCCGGTCTCTCGGGCCTGACCGTCTCTCAGTCCGCCGGCGCCCCCAGGGAACGGTGGACCCAACCATGA